One bacterium genomic window carries:
- the ffh gene encoding signal recognition particle protein, whose product MFEQLQGRLGEIFTRLRGRGTLSPEDVDAALREVRLALLEADVNFQVTRDFIARVREAAVGQEIWKSLSPGQQVVQLVFAELTRLLGTAHHPLRLSPTPPTVLLLVGLHGTGKTTTAGKLALHLKKQGRSPLLAAADVYRPAAITQLQVVGKTAGVPVFALGTGTDPVEVARQALERARQTAADVLIIDSAGRLHIDAELLGELTRMREATAPHTTLLVLDAMAGQDAVRMAEGFHRAVPIDGLILTKLDGDARGGAALSVVAALERPIFFVGTGERLEALEPFHPDRVASRILGMGDVLTLIERAQAEVTVEQAREVERKIRRAEFTLEDFTKQLRQVRAMGPLDQLLGMIPGLGQRMKGAEVDERALGRVEAVIGSMTPDERRRPQIIDGSRRRRIARGSGTSVQEVNRLLRQFDEVKKMMRQLESRGRKGKLPMPFPPS is encoded by the coding sequence ATGTTTGAGCAGCTGCAGGGTCGGCTGGGCGAGATCTTCACGCGCCTCCGGGGTCGGGGGACGCTCTCACCCGAGGATGTGGACGCCGCGCTGCGAGAGGTGCGGCTGGCCCTGCTCGAGGCCGATGTCAACTTTCAGGTCACGCGGGACTTCATCGCCCGAGTGCGGGAGGCTGCGGTCGGGCAGGAGATCTGGAAGAGCCTGTCGCCGGGCCAGCAGGTCGTGCAGCTCGTGTTCGCGGAGTTGACCCGATTGCTCGGGACGGCCCACCACCCGTTGCGGCTCTCGCCGACCCCGCCGACCGTGCTCCTCCTGGTGGGGCTGCACGGCACGGGGAAGACGACGACCGCGGGGAAGCTGGCGCTGCACCTCAAGAAGCAGGGGCGGAGCCCACTGCTGGCCGCCGCCGATGTCTACCGGCCGGCCGCGATCACCCAACTCCAGGTGGTCGGCAAGACCGCAGGGGTTCCGGTGTTTGCCCTGGGGACCGGTACCGACCCCGTGGAGGTGGCCCGGCAGGCGTTGGAGCGGGCCCGCCAAACCGCCGCGGATGTGCTGATCATCGACAGCGCCGGGCGGCTGCACATTGACGCTGAGCTGCTCGGCGAGCTGACCCGGATGCGCGAGGCGACGGCGCCGCACACCACCTTGCTGGTGCTCGACGCCATGGCCGGTCAGGACGCGGTGCGGATGGCGGAAGGGTTTCATCGCGCCGTCCCGATCGATGGGTTGATCTTGACGAAGCTCGACGGGGACGCTCGGGGCGGCGCCGCGCTCTCCGTCGTCGCCGCGCTGGAGCGGCCGATTTTCTTTGTGGGGACCGGCGAGCGGTTGGAGGCGCTGGAACCGTTCCACCCCGATCGGGTCGCCTCGCGCATCCTGGGGATGGGCGACGTCCTGACGCTGATCGAACGGGCGCAGGCGGAGGTCACCGTCGAGCAGGCGCGCGAGGTCGAGCGCAAGATCCGCCGCGCGGAGTTCACGTTGGAGGATTTTACCAAGCAGCTCCGGCAGGTCCGCGCCATGGGCCCGCTGGACCAACTGCTCGGCATGATCCCGGGGCTGGGCCAGCGGATGAAAGGGGCGGAGGTTGACGAGCGGGCGCTGGGTCGGGTTGAGGCGGTGATCGGTTCGATGACCCCGGATGAGCGGCGGCGCCCGCAGATCATCGACGGCAGCCGCCGCCGCCGGATCGCCCGGGGGAGCGGGACGTCCGTTCAGGAGGTGAACCGGCTCCTCCGTCAGTTCGACGAGGTCAAGAAGATGATGCGGCAACTGGAGTCGCGCGGCCGCAAGGGCAAGTTGCCGATGCCATTTCCGCCCTCGTGA
- a CDS encoding methyltransferase, whose translation MISETSHYFSPAAPSSEGARAVTFRDGDRVFRFRTASGVFARRAVDAGSRLLLDSVDPGGAERILDLGCGYGVLGVVVAARLPRSRVLLVDINPRAVALAAENIRLNRVANAEARCGDGCAPVAGDRFDLILCNPPIRAGRAVVVRLLDEARGCLAPRGRFYLVARTKQGARTLGRLMQDRYARVIEVARGGGYRVFEACDV comes from the coding sequence GTGATCTCCGAGACCTCGCACTATTTCTCTCCCGCCGCGCCGTCCTCTGAGGGGGCCCGCGCCGTCACCTTCCGCGACGGCGACCGAGTCTTTCGGTTTCGCACCGCATCCGGCGTGTTCGCCCGGAGGGCGGTGGATGCCGGCAGCCGGCTGCTGCTGGATTCGGTGGACCCGGGCGGCGCCGAGCGCATCCTGGACCTGGGATGCGGCTACGGCGTCCTGGGGGTCGTGGTGGCAGCCCGCCTTCCCCGGAGCCGGGTGCTGCTGGTGGATATCAACCCCCGCGCGGTGGCCCTGGCCGCGGAGAACATCCGGCTCAACCGGGTGGCCAATGCCGAGGCGCGTTGTGGGGACGGGTGCGCGCCCGTGGCGGGCGATCGGTTCGATCTCATCCTGTGCAACCCGCCGATCCGGGCGGGGCGGGCCGTCGTCGTGCGGTTGCTCGACGAGGCGCGTGGATGCCTCGCCCCTCGCGGGCGGTTCTACTTGGTCGCCCGGACCAAGCAGGGGGCCCGGACGCTCGGCCGCCTGATGCAGGACCGATACGCGCGGGTGATCGAGGTCGCCCGGGGTGGGGGATACCGGGTGTTCGAGGCGTGCGATGTTTGA
- a CDS encoding CoA transferase — protein MLESAGPLVGLRVLDLGNMIAGPCCARILGDYGADVIKVEQPGRGDPIRGWRTQVEGHSLLWKLLSRNKRAITLDLHREEGQQLARRLYGLADIVVENFRPGVLERWGLAYAQVADACPRLIMVRISGYGQTGPYRERAGFGGVAEAMAGVRFLTGYPDRPPTRVGFALADSVAGLYGAVAALAAVEERRRSGHGQEIDVALTEATFSLLDDLLPAYQKLGIIGQRHGTGLPGVAPSGIYPTQDGQYVVIGANNDNVFRRLAALMGRSDWAEDPGLTDDRGRGERQAELDAAVAAWTEQFPLDELTARLAEAGVPAGPAYDIAGICRDPQVRDRGMIVEVDDPDVGPLALPGVVPRFSRTPGRLAWAGPAMGAHNAEIYGELLGLSRTEIDALHRRGVI, from the coding sequence GTGCTCGAGAGCGCCGGTCCGCTCGTCGGGCTGCGGGTGCTCGATCTCGGAAACATGATCGCCGGGCCGTGCTGCGCCCGGATCCTCGGCGACTACGGGGCGGATGTGATCAAGGTCGAGCAGCCGGGCCGGGGCGATCCCATCCGCGGGTGGCGGACGCAGGTAGAGGGGCATTCGCTGCTCTGGAAGCTCCTCTCCCGCAACAAGCGCGCGATCACCCTTGATCTGCATCGCGAGGAAGGTCAGCAACTCGCCCGCCGGCTCTACGGTCTGGCCGACATCGTCGTGGAGAATTTTCGGCCTGGGGTGCTGGAGCGGTGGGGGTTGGCGTACGCCCAGGTGGCGGATGCGTGCCCCCGACTGATCATGGTGCGGATCAGCGGCTATGGACAAACCGGGCCCTATCGAGAGCGGGCCGGGTTCGGCGGGGTGGCGGAGGCGATGGCCGGGGTGCGCTTCCTCACCGGGTACCCCGATCGACCGCCAACGCGAGTCGGATTTGCTCTTGCCGATTCGGTCGCCGGGCTCTATGGGGCGGTCGCCGCTCTCGCCGCCGTTGAGGAACGCCGCCGGAGCGGGCACGGGCAGGAGATCGACGTGGCGCTCACCGAGGCGACGTTCAGCCTGCTCGACGACCTCCTGCCGGCGTACCAGAAGCTCGGAATCATCGGGCAGCGCCACGGCACCGGGCTTCCCGGGGTCGCCCCCAGCGGCATCTACCCGACTCAAGACGGCCAGTACGTGGTGATCGGAGCGAACAATGACAACGTGTTCCGCCGGCTCGCCGCGCTGATGGGCCGGTCGGACTGGGCGGAGGATCCCGGGCTCACCGACGATCGGGGGAGGGGAGAACGGCAGGCGGAGCTGGACGCGGCGGTCGCGGCCTGGACGGAGCAGTTTCCGCTGGACGAGTTAACCGCACGCTTGGCGGAGGCGGGGGTCCCGGCGGGACCCGCGTACGACATCGCCGGGATCTGCCGCGACCCGCAGGTCCGCGATCGCGGGATGATCGTCGAGGTCGACGATCCGGACGTCGGCCCGCTCGCCCTCCCCGGAGTCGTTCCTCGGTTCAGCCGCACACCGGGGAGGCTGGCGTGGGCAGGGCCGGCGATGGGCGCGCACAACGCAGAGATCTACGGGGAACTGTTGGGGCTCTCCCGGACGGAGATCGACGCGCTTCACCGGCGCGGGGTGATCTGA
- a CDS encoding sigma factor-like helix-turn-helix DNA-binding protein yields MPLQRISHSSPGSGLPRALDGRTAVAWLLDAYAPLLTAHQQAMMRLYYHDDLSLGEIADRFGVTRQAVFDSLRRSVSELRSLEGRVGLLGVLDRQARARTALEERLVDVERLVEHLERDDGEALADLRGALRALRDAL; encoded by the coding sequence ATGCCTTTACAGCGTATTTCCCACTCCTCGCCGGGCTCCGGGCTGCCCCGTGCCCTCGACGGGCGGACGGCGGTGGCGTGGCTCCTCGACGCCTACGCCCCGCTCCTCACGGCGCACCAGCAGGCGATGATGCGCCTGTACTATCACGACGACCTGTCGCTGGGGGAGATCGCCGACCGCTTCGGCGTGACGCGCCAGGCGGTGTTCGACAGCCTCCGGCGGTCCGTGTCCGAACTGCGGTCGCTCGAGGGGCGCGTCGGGTTGCTGGGGGTGTTGGACCGGCAGGCCCGCGCGCGCACGGCGTTGGAGGAGCGCCTCGTGGACGTCGAGCGCCTGGTGGAGCACTTGGAACGGGATGACGGCGAGGCCCTGGCCGACCTGCGGGGCGCCTTACGGGCACTCCGAGACGCGCTGTGA
- the ftsY gene encoding signal recognition particle-docking protein FtsY, which produces MNRSPLANPSGWLGRLRAGLARTRQALTVRIDDLLGRGIGEEFYEVLEETLIQADLGVRTTAAVIGRLRERARLDARSPEALRSVLVEILTAALGAPAPLVLSPSPVGVIILGTNGAGKTTTIGKLAARLKGEGRKVLLAAGDTFRAAAIDQLEVWAGRVGVDLIRHQAGADPAAVVYDAAQATRARHADVLIVDTAGRLHTKANLMEELKKVDRVLRRELPGAPVEALLVLDATTGQNGVVQAKQFKAALPLTGIVLTKLDGTARGGIVVAIAEELGLPVKLIGFGEGVDDLQPFDPHAFAEALFGPAERGG; this is translated from the coding sequence GTGAACCGCAGCCCGTTGGCTAACCCGTCGGGTTGGCTGGGCCGCCTTCGCGCAGGGCTGGCCAGGACCCGTCAGGCCCTTACCGTCCGCATCGACGATCTGCTCGGCCGCGGCATCGGCGAGGAGTTTTACGAGGTGCTGGAAGAGACGCTGATCCAGGCCGACCTCGGGGTCCGCACCACCGCCGCCGTCATCGGCCGGCTTCGGGAGCGGGCCCGCCTCGACGCCCGCTCGCCCGAAGCGCTCCGGTCGGTCCTGGTGGAGATCCTCACCGCCGCGTTGGGAGCCCCGGCGCCGCTCGTCCTGTCTCCCTCCCCCGTCGGGGTGATCATCCTGGGGACGAACGGAGCCGGCAAGACCACGACGATCGGCAAACTGGCGGCCCGGCTGAAGGGAGAGGGGCGTAAGGTGCTCCTCGCCGCGGGAGACACCTTTCGCGCCGCCGCGATCGATCAGCTCGAGGTCTGGGCGGGGCGAGTCGGCGTGGACCTGATCCGCCATCAGGCGGGGGCCGATCCCGCCGCCGTTGTCTACGACGCGGCCCAGGCCACCCGTGCCCGCCACGCGGACGTGCTGATCGTGGACACCGCCGGGCGGCTGCACACGAAGGCCAACCTGATGGAAGAGCTCAAGAAGGTTGACCGCGTCCTGCGTCGGGAGCTGCCGGGTGCCCCCGTGGAGGCCCTCCTCGTGCTCGATGCCACGACCGGGCAGAATGGTGTGGTTCAGGCGAAGCAGTTCAAAGCCGCGCTCCCGCTGACCGGGATCGTTCTGACCAAACTGGACGGGACCGCGCGGGGGGGGATTGTGGTCGCCATTGCCGAGGAACTCGGCCTGCCGGTGAAGCTGATCGGGTTCGGCGAGGGGGTGGACGATCTGCAACCGTTTGATCCTCACGCCTTCGCCGAGGCGCTCTTCGGGCCCGCCGAGCGCGGAGGGTGA
- the smc gene encoding chromosome segregation protein SMC, translating into MRLKRLELSGFKTFAERTVIEFASQITGIVGPNGSGKSNIFDAVRWALGEGSLRALRSVRTEDIIFAGTERRRPLGMTEVTLTLDNEDGSLALPPGPDGGNVPPTPLAFAEVTVTRRAMRNAESEYFINGLPCRLRDIQSMFLGTGLGGHTYALITQGEVDRTLDATPEERRMILEEAAGLAKYKRRRHDAERRMGAAESTLLRVTDVLAELDVQTEQLAAQAETAERYQALTRELRTLELSLQVDEVRRSLRAQRRVREHLEEIAARRRETEDAVRALAEQRQTLDRQAVDAGQEWEQIQRTQVDLTERRAAAQAAVELIGERLRGVDARRQRLDRERARCRGDAEALGAERAALAGADRDLLARQDRIRQDAEAAAAQLLEMEAAATQGEEQLEAWRAEVRAAAEVRLRAWSEMAAAEAREAAHRDRSAGLGARVAHLRQQLDTARGDAAVRVGESEMGEAELDGARGRLAALRAEHEASCADRESLVGEERRLEIERERLASRLRYLEEARAQYRGYDGGAREILLAWQNDPSRAPGLAGAVADFLSVPKNLRWAVEAALGPALSALVVSSMDDVAGALALLGGEERGAITFVPAATMSAEGARAVPPPVGSDPAILGRAIDLIQISGRHAEAVRTLLVDVLIVGDVDAALRLRGAGYRGRAVSLAGEVLTAEGTLIVGRRSSDQGGILGRSEEVTEVREACARMDASLGTLTERREAIGARIHELEGAMAAAEALAARQSERVVESRRRLTLVEAESGRLVEEIAQVSAEQAAVDQEVAAASEIRARADRDADALGVQLAEREAQIAALVVKLREHSGARRAGAAQVTELRVALTEATGRREGLRTRMQEVDRGLALLAARDEELAAEGGQLDGEAADLASEQAAGRARCEALDAEGARLGAAQAALDDVRAQLAARRAEAEGQHREALDRAAALAEEVHKVEVRQAQVEAELGSARRRMEEEFGISFERAVESVPESVNRDETAGRIEALRGLIAAMGPVNLLAIEEHRQVAERAQALRHQMEDVQAAIAALRTLIVQLEGVIRGQFDKTYHAVNEEFGAIFARLFGGGRAGLELVPGADGAEPGIDIIAQPPGKKLRSLGALSGGERVMVALALVFAMLRVRPSPFCVFDEVEAALDEANTRKVSEVLRELAARSQIIIITHNKATMEASDALFGVTMEEPGVSHMVSVRLVESDPLGEPQPVG; encoded by the coding sequence GTGCGCCTAAAGCGCCTAGAGCTGAGCGGGTTCAAGACCTTCGCCGAGCGGACCGTCATCGAGTTCGCCTCCCAGATCACCGGGATCGTCGGCCCCAACGGGAGCGGCAAGAGCAACATCTTCGACGCGGTCCGGTGGGCGCTGGGCGAGGGTAGCCTGCGGGCCCTCCGCAGCGTGCGGACCGAGGACATCATTTTTGCCGGTACCGAGCGCCGGCGGCCGCTGGGGATGACCGAGGTCACCCTGACCCTCGACAACGAGGACGGGAGTCTCGCGCTGCCGCCCGGGCCGGACGGCGGGAATGTCCCTCCCACCCCGCTCGCCTTCGCCGAGGTGACGGTGACCCGCCGTGCGATGCGCAACGCGGAGAGCGAGTACTTCATCAACGGGCTGCCCTGCCGGCTGCGCGATATCCAGTCGATGTTTCTCGGGACGGGCCTCGGCGGCCACACCTACGCGTTGATCACTCAGGGCGAAGTCGACCGGACGCTGGACGCCACGCCAGAGGAACGACGGATGATCCTCGAAGAGGCGGCCGGACTGGCCAAATACAAGCGCCGGCGCCACGACGCCGAGCGCCGGATGGGCGCGGCGGAGTCGACCCTGCTGCGCGTCACCGACGTGCTCGCGGAGCTCGACGTGCAGACGGAGCAGCTCGCCGCTCAGGCCGAGACCGCGGAGCGGTATCAGGCGCTGACCCGCGAACTGCGGACCCTCGAACTCTCGCTGCAGGTCGACGAGGTTCGCCGTTCCCTCCGGGCGCAGCGCCGCGTCCGCGAGCACCTGGAAGAGATTGCCGCCCGCCGCCGGGAGACGGAAGACGCGGTGCGGGCGCTCGCGGAGCAGCGACAGACCTTGGATCGGCAGGCCGTCGATGCGGGTCAAGAGTGGGAGCAGATCCAGCGCACCCAGGTCGATCTGACCGAGCGCCGGGCCGCCGCGCAGGCCGCGGTGGAGTTGATCGGCGAGCGCCTCCGCGGGGTGGATGCGCGACGCCAGCGGCTCGACCGCGAACGCGCCCGGTGCCGCGGCGATGCGGAAGCGCTGGGAGCGGAGCGAGCCGCGCTCGCCGGTGCCGATCGCGATCTGCTCGCCCGCCAAGACCGCATACGCCAGGACGCCGAGGCGGCAGCGGCGCAGTTGCTCGAGATGGAGGCGGCCGCGACGCAGGGGGAGGAGCAGCTCGAAGCCTGGCGCGCCGAGGTCCGCGCGGCGGCCGAAGTCCGGCTTCGCGCGTGGAGCGAGATGGCCGCGGCCGAGGCTCGGGAAGCGGCGCACCGGGACCGGAGCGCGGGGTTGGGAGCGCGGGTGGCGCACCTCCGGCAGCAGCTGGACACGGCACGGGGAGACGCCGCCGTGCGCGTCGGCGAGTCCGAGATGGGCGAGGCCGAGCTGGACGGTGCGCGCGGTCGGTTGGCGGCGCTGCGGGCCGAGCACGAGGCCTCCTGCGCCGACCGCGAGTCGTTGGTGGGAGAGGAGCGCCGGCTCGAGATTGAGCGGGAGCGGCTCGCTTCTCGCCTTCGGTATCTCGAGGAGGCCCGGGCGCAGTACCGCGGCTATGACGGCGGTGCGCGGGAGATCCTGCTCGCGTGGCAGAACGATCCCTCCCGGGCGCCCGGCTTGGCCGGCGCGGTGGCCGACTTCCTCAGCGTGCCGAAGAATCTGCGGTGGGCGGTCGAGGCGGCGCTCGGCCCGGCCCTCTCCGCCTTGGTCGTCTCCTCCATGGACGATGTCGCCGGGGCGCTCGCGCTCCTGGGAGGGGAAGAACGTGGGGCGATCACGTTTGTCCCGGCGGCCACGATGTCCGCGGAAGGAGCCCGGGCGGTGCCGCCCCCCGTCGGCTCGGATCCCGCGATTCTGGGGCGGGCGATCGACCTCATCCAGATCAGTGGGAGGCACGCCGAGGCGGTCCGCACGTTGCTCGTCGATGTCCTGATCGTCGGGGATGTGGACGCGGCGTTGAGGCTGCGCGGCGCCGGATATCGGGGACGTGCGGTGTCGCTCGCCGGGGAGGTGCTCACCGCGGAGGGGACGCTGATCGTCGGCCGTCGCTCCTCCGATCAGGGGGGGATCCTGGGGCGGAGCGAGGAGGTGACCGAAGTCCGTGAGGCCTGTGCGCGTATGGACGCCTCGCTGGGCACGCTGACCGAGCGCCGAGAAGCGATCGGGGCGCGGATCCATGAGCTGGAAGGGGCGATGGCGGCGGCGGAGGCGCTCGCCGCCCGCCAGTCCGAGCGGGTGGTGGAGTCCCGTCGGCGGCTGACCCTGGTCGAGGCGGAGTCCGGACGGCTGGTGGAAGAAATTGCGCAGGTCAGCGCGGAGCAGGCTGCCGTCGATCAGGAGGTAGCGGCGGCGTCCGAGATACGGGCGCGCGCGGACCGAGATGCGGATGCCCTGGGGGTGCAGCTGGCTGAACGGGAAGCGCAGATTGCCGCCCTCGTCGTCAAACTGCGCGAGCATTCCGGCGCGCGCCGCGCCGGCGCGGCGCAGGTGACCGAGCTGAGGGTGGCGCTCACCGAGGCGACCGGCCGGCGCGAGGGGCTGCGGACTCGGATGCAGGAGGTTGATCGAGGGCTCGCCCTCCTTGCCGCCCGGGACGAAGAGTTGGCCGCCGAGGGCGGGCAGCTCGACGGCGAAGCGGCCGACCTCGCGTCCGAACAGGCGGCGGGGCGGGCGCGCTGCGAGGCGCTTGACGCGGAAGGGGCCCGCCTCGGGGCCGCGCAGGCCGCCCTCGACGACGTTCGCGCGCAGCTCGCCGCGCGGCGGGCGGAAGCGGAAGGCCAGCATCGGGAGGCGCTGGATCGCGCCGCCGCGCTGGCCGAAGAAGTGCACAAGGTCGAGGTGCGGCAGGCCCAGGTGGAAGCCGAACTCGGGAGCGCACGCCGGCGGATGGAGGAGGAGTTTGGGATCTCGTTCGAACGGGCGGTGGAGTCCGTTCCGGAGAGCGTCAACCGGGACGAAACGGCGGGGCGGATCGAGGCGCTGCGGGGTCTGATTGCCGCGATGGGTCCGGTGAATCTTCTGGCGATCGAGGAGCACCGACAGGTGGCGGAGCGCGCTCAGGCGCTCCGCCATCAGATGGAAGACGTCCAGGCCGCGATCGCCGCGTTGCGCACCTTGATCGTACAGTTGGAGGGAGTGATCCGCGGCCAGTTCGACAAGACCTATCATGCGGTCAACGAGGAGTTCGGCGCCATCTTCGCCCGGCTCTTCGGCGGCGGCCGGGCCGGGCTCGAACTGGTGCCGGGAGCCGACGGCGCGGAGCCGGGGATCGACATCATCGCTCAGCCGCCGGGCAAGAAACTGCGCAGTCTCGGCGCCCTCTCCGGCGGGGAGCGGGTGATGGTCGCCCTGGCCCTCGTCTTCGCGATGCTCAGGGTGCGCCCGAGTCCGTTCTGCGTCTTCGACGAGGTCGAGGCCGCGCTCGACGAGGCCAACACCCGCAAGGTCAGCGAGGTGCTCCGCGAGCTCGCCGCGCGTTCCCAGATCATCATCATCACCCACAACAAGGCGACGATGGAGGCCAGCGACGCGCTCTTCGGGGTGACCATGGAGGAGCCCGGGGTGTCGCATATGGTCTCTGTCCGTCTGGTGGAGTCCGACCCACTGGGTGAACCGCAGCCCGTTGGCTAA
- a CDS encoding hydroxymethylglutaryl-CoA lyase encodes MRVPHQVAIKEVGLRDGLQLVGAVVPTDVKVRLLHALHASGIRAMEVTSFVSPRAVPQFGDAEAIARAALALPHLQVSALIPNFRGFERARDAGVRHYTVVIGATDRFNERNVRMPVAESLAHVEAIAKGVDVLPGASLEVGIAVAFGCPYTGAVPFDAVARIVEHARTLELRAISLGDTIGVATPTQVASTVACLTEKHPDLTLALHLHDTRGMGLANVLAGCDAGVTRFDGAVGGLGGCPFAPGATGNIATDDVNHMLQAMGVATGIDQQALLECGRLVREAITPDLPSHALRVHLGTG; translated from the coding sequence GTGCGCGTTCCCCATCAGGTCGCGATCAAGGAGGTGGGGTTGCGCGACGGCCTCCAGCTCGTCGGCGCCGTCGTGCCGACGGACGTGAAGGTCCGTCTGCTCCACGCGCTGCACGCCTCGGGGATCCGGGCGATGGAAGTCACGTCTTTTGTTTCCCCCAGGGCGGTCCCGCAGTTCGGCGATGCGGAGGCGATCGCCCGCGCCGCCCTCGCGCTTCCTCACCTCCAGGTCTCCGCGCTCATCCCGAACTTCCGCGGGTTCGAGCGGGCGCGGGACGCCGGGGTCCGACACTACACCGTGGTGATCGGTGCCACCGATCGCTTCAATGAGCGGAACGTCCGGATGCCCGTGGCGGAGTCGCTGGCCCATGTCGAGGCTATCGCCAAGGGGGTCGACGTCCTGCCCGGGGCGAGCCTCGAAGTAGGGATCGCCGTCGCCTTCGGCTGTCCGTACACCGGCGCCGTGCCGTTCGACGCGGTCGCCCGGATCGTCGAGCACGCGCGGACCCTCGAGCTCCGCGCGATCAGCCTGGGGGATACCATCGGCGTGGCGACCCCAACCCAGGTGGCCTCGACCGTGGCCTGCCTTACGGAGAAACATCCCGACCTCACCCTCGCGCTGCATCTGCACGATACGCGTGGGATGGGGCTCGCCAACGTCCTTGCGGGATGTGATGCGGGGGTGACCAGGTTCGACGGGGCCGTGGGTGGGTTGGGGGGGTGTCCGTTTGCGCCGGGGGCCACGGGGAACATCGCCACCGACGACGTCAACCATATGCTCCAGGCGATGGGCGTCGCAACCGGCATCGACCAGCAGGCGCTCCTCGAGTGCGGGCGCCTGGTGCGCGAGGCGATCACCCCCGATCTACCCAGCCACGCGCTCCGCGTCCACCTCGGGACGGGGTGA
- a CDS encoding KH domain-containing protein, which produces MKAFVELAARSLVDHPDAVEVREIDGPQATVLELQVSPDDLGKVIGRGGRVIKAIRTLARAGATRSGKRVTVEIIRP; this is translated from the coding sequence ATGAAGGCCTTCGTCGAGTTGGCGGCCCGTTCCCTGGTGGACCATCCGGACGCCGTGGAGGTCCGCGAAATCGATGGCCCACAGGCCACCGTGCTGGAACTCCAGGTGTCCCCCGACGATTTGGGCAAAGTGATCGGGCGCGGGGGGCGGGTGATCAAAGCGATCCGCACCCTTGCCCGGGCCGGCGCGACTCGCAGCGGCAAGCGCGTCACGGTAGAGATCATCCGGCCGTAG
- a CDS encoding glycosyltransferase, with the protein MNIGLFTDSYLPRRSGVVRAVEAAARSLRARGHRVAIFAPTYPGFTDADPEVYRFPSVAPPGHPDFPLAVPYSAAHLRTLRSLHLDLVHSHSPFLLGGLGAWVAHAFKLPLVFTYHTLYGEYAHYAPLVGELTRPFIIAYTTAYCNRCDRVLVSVPSMTTLLRHYGVRTQIDVLPGAGIDLTEFAAPDAQGVRARFHIPPDVPLLLFVGRLAREKGVALLLEATAGLPKDVWLLLVGDGPERPELQAEAHRLGVGERVVFAGAQDHRHVVDTMFACDLFVSPSQTETLGLAVVEAMAAGRAVVAVEGGATKEIVRDGETGRVVPPDPEAIRRAVADLLAAPERRRAWGARGQAAAAVYSQDRIVDQLVGVYAAMLAGRGVVAHPTA; encoded by the coding sequence GTGAATATCGGGCTCTTCACCGATTCCTACCTGCCGCGCCGGAGCGGGGTCGTCCGGGCCGTGGAAGCCGCCGCCCGCTCGCTGCGGGCGCGGGGGCACCGCGTGGCCATCTTCGCGCCCACCTATCCCGGATTCACCGATGCCGACCCCGAAGTGTATCGGTTCCCTTCGGTCGCGCCGCCCGGGCACCCGGATTTTCCCCTCGCGGTCCCGTACTCCGCGGCTCACCTGCGCACGCTCCGCAGCCTCCACCTGGATCTCGTTCACAGTCACTCGCCGTTCCTGCTGGGGGGCCTCGGCGCCTGGGTTGCCCATGCCTTCAAGCTGCCACTGGTCTTCACGTACCATACGCTCTACGGCGAGTACGCGCACTACGCACCCCTCGTCGGCGAGCTGACCCGACCGTTCATCATCGCCTACACGACCGCGTACTGCAACCGATGCGACCGCGTGCTCGTCTCCGTGCCGTCCATGACGACGCTGCTCCGGCACTACGGGGTACGGACGCAAATCGATGTTCTCCCCGGCGCGGGGATCGACCTGACGGAATTTGCCGCCCCCGATGCACAGGGGGTGCGGGCGCGGTTCCATATTCCACCGGACGTTCCGCTCCTGCTGTTTGTGGGGCGTCTCGCGCGGGAGAAGGGGGTGGCGCTCCTGCTCGAGGCCACGGCGGGCCTGCCCAAGGACGTGTGGCTCCTTCTCGTGGGCGACGGGCCGGAGCGGCCCGAGCTCCAGGCGGAGGCGCACCGCTTGGGGGTGGGGGAACGGGTGGTCTTCGCCGGTGCCCAGGACCACCGGCACGTGGTGGATACCATGTTCGCCTGCGATCTCTTCGTCTCCCCGTCGCAGACCGAGACGCTGGGGCTTGCGGTCGTGGAGGCGATGGCGGCGGGGCGGGCTGTGGTGGCGGTGGAGGGCGGGGCCACCAAGGAAATTGTCCGGGACGGCGAGACCGGACGCGTGGTGCCGCCGGATCCGGAAGCGATCCGCCGGGCGGTCGCCGATCTGCTGGCGGCACCCGAACGGCGTCGGGCCTGGGGAGCCCGCGGGCAGGCTGCCGCGGCCGTATACAGTCAGGACCGGATTGTCGATCAACTGGTCGGGGTCTACGCGGCGATGCTCGCCGGCCGAGGCGTGGTCGCCCATCCCACCGCCTAG
- the rpsP gene encoding 30S ribosomal protein S16, translating into MSVKIRLMRRGAKGQPFYRLVVADVRSPRSGKYIEAIGFYNPRTEPSTMKVNEEKVLAWLRKGARPSDAARVVLAKTGVLQRWEESRAKAPR; encoded by the coding sequence ATGAGCGTCAAGATCCGGTTGATGCGCCGGGGAGCCAAGGGGCAGCCGTTCTACCGGCTGGTGGTGGCGGATGTCCGGAGTCCCCGCAGCGGCAAGTACATCGAAGCGATCGGCTTCTACAATCCTCGGACCGAGCCTTCGACGATGAAGGTGAACGAGGAAAAGGTCCTGGCGTGGCTGCGGAAGGGCGCGCGCCCCTCGGACGCCGCCCGAGTGGTGCTCGCGAAGACCGGGGTGCTCCAACGATGGGAGGAGTCCCGGGCCAAGGCGCCGCGATGA